The sequence below is a genomic window from Lolium perenne isolate Kyuss_39 chromosome 7, Kyuss_2.0, whole genome shotgun sequence.
ATGTTGAGCACAAGCAGGGAAATATTTCTGAAAGAAAGCATTAACCAAACCAATAGGACTATCAATAGATCCAGGAGAAAAATTATCATGCCAAATTTTAGCAGCTCATTTTagagagaaagggaaaattttagtgaCAAAGTAAGTGTGTATCTTAATATCACCGGAGAATAAATTGCTCAAAGTAGATAGTTCATTCATATGCTTCATAGCACTTTCATTTTTAGTACCACAGAAAGgttctttctcaacaatagatatgtaagataaatccagagagaaatcataatccttatctcaCTACTAGAAAATggctattcagtggcgcaccactattccccatcagtggcgcactgctggtgcgccactactatcacgccactgctaacttttagtagtggcgcactagtggtgcgccattgctatttggcttagcagtggcgcaccaggtggtgcgccactactagcttcatggtgcgccactcctaaatgtctgaggtgcgccactggacagaaacaaggtgcgccactactaaaatttgaaatttctagatctggatctggatctggatctagatctggcacatttttttcgaattttttttggctgttattttttctcgtttttgttgctagaattatttgtgcaatgttcattctCATTTTTCTTAGCCTAACCGCCGGTGAGGATGGATGAGAGAGGtaggagaggtgaagagaggtgaggagatggaggatgtagaagaggatgaacaagaggacGAAGGCTAGAGGTAATGGAGGCCAGAGGGTCGCCGGAGGGTCGCCGGAGGATCGTCGGAGAGTAAGGTCACCGGAGGTCACCATAGCGGAGGAGCTTGCCGGAAAGTAAGGTCACCGGAGGTCGACATagtgaggaggtcgccggaggtgaagagaggaggagaggagaggagaggaggagaggagaggggtaggagaggtgaagagaggaggagaggagaatgagagcaggagaatgtgtggaggaggagggaggagggaggagggggtaAGTGGCTGGCTCCTTCCACTTTGAATCCCGGCCATTTTGAAATTCGTGGGCGGGAAGCTTAGctgtggcgcaccaaggcatgggtgcgccaccgctatttttttctattttttgaaattttttcatcaaaatctaaaacctgaaaaaagtcctgtttctgttttccaattgacgaatccattttttgtccaaacggccataggccgttgaattcgaataggaaatttcgagtagatcgattttgatataaaaaagtttttcatcggaggtcgtatgcaaccagaaatcccgttttaccgaaacatgacgccattttgcataatacatcgaaattcaaaatttcaaagtttcactaaaactagatcacatattacatgggcatctcgaaggattttttttttgaaatttctatctatttcttttattttttccaaacCCGAAAAggcgggtgcgccactgctaagtgatgcccaaacatgtccatcatcccttttacatagcaatggcgcaccatgtagaggtgcgccactgctacataaaatagttgtggcgcacctctacatggtgcgccattgctatgtataaggctgggtcaaacccatggtcaaacttagtggtGGCGCACCACAGAAGAGGTGCGCTACTACTACATTTTTTATAGTGGCCCACCACtttccggtgcgccactgctaagtagtagtggcgcactgccctcctggtgcgccactaagACCCatattacggctaggccttttcctagtagtgtctcTAATGttcatgggagatgtggcaaaattTAGAATCAGAAGACAGTTTATATCCAACAGATCATCGTGCAAGAAGACTTTTAATAGCACTTGCATCTCTAGTAGCATGACATTCTTCAATGAAGTCATCAACAAGTTCAATATAAGTTTCATCAAGATCATAATTAGGATTCCCCCTagcttcaggtgaactaacagctgTAATAGTATTtttagcattttcaatttgtttagCTCTAGGAATGGTAGTATCTAGGAAAGAACCTAACGAACCACTCTTATCAagaacagtagaagcatcatcataatcatctGGAGCAttatcagattcagcagaagtagcaACATGCGTAGCATATGTGGGTGTCGAGGAGTAAGAAGCTTACTCATAGCAGATGGCGAATCAAGAGCAACAGAGGTGTTCAGAGTTGTACCTCTTCTTTTAGTGAATTCTAATATAGGGAACTTCGATTCAGGAGCTTTCCTCATAATAAATaaattgcagcgaacaatatcaccttcaagtgggcttgtaaataaagctatgttcccctgcaacggcgccagaaaatagtgttgatgacccacaagtataggagatcgCAAGAGTCttggagggaagtaaaacccaaatttattgattccacACAAGGGAAGCCAAAaaatatttataagctttaacagataagttgtcaattcacctgcacctAGAAATAGATttgctcgcaacagtttattAGTAGTAACAAGTTTATAGAGGTGGTAGTAGTGAAGTAAAAGCAGTAATAAAATGAAATCAGTAATAgtgatgattgcagtagacatcaggattaaaataatgtagctattgggatggatgaacgggcgctgcatgaatGAGATAGTTCATATAATAAGAAAGACGTGAGCATTTGCATGTAACAATGATAAAAGCATCCTACTATAAGATAACCATAGgagtgtgttcctatttagtcgtgcatgctcgtaatgagaaacttgcacgacatcttttgacCTACCAGCCCATTGTAgtggggcctcaagggaaactattactacctccgattcaaggaataaggcatcctcgttttacgtgcttttcgtttgactaagtattacttcaaatatataaagattgtttgtataaaATTAACATAATTAGAAAgttcttttcaatacgaatccaacgatactaatacatgtaatataaccaagattttgttgctcaatttttatgatcaaagttcatcttgaaatacgcgtgcgccttattccttatgacggaggtagtagtaattaaggtactccttttaatagtgtacatgagcaaagcattaacacttcgtgaacacaCATGATCCTCACACcatagccatcccctccggttatcccaattattgtcactttgggacctcgggttccggacaatgatatgtgtatacaactggaAGGTATGATcaaaaaacaataattatcatcatgaatcaataacatgttcagatatttgatcatggcactcgggcccaaagagacaagcattaagcacaacaagttgcaacaatgtcataAATACTAACAACGGATAGTAGGCACTATTCCCATAACAATTTGATAGCTATTAcatatgaacaatctcatccaatccctaccatcccctacagcctacagcggggaactactcacacatggatggaggaatcattgatggttgatggagaggcgtcggtgatggcgatggcgatgatctcctccaattccccgtcccggcagggtgccagaacggagtttctggtcccggattggggtttctggtggcggcggagcaacggaactctttctggaaaaacgtTGACCCATCCCTAGTATTTTCAGGTTAGGGGCTTTATATAGTGCGAAGAAGAGGTCGAGGTGGTGGCCGAGGAGGTCAGACCACCCCTATGTGCGCCTAGGGAAggcgtgggcccctcgtggccccctccgtctcgtATTCCGGCTCCGTGAGTTTTCGGGTAAAATGTGGATTTTGCGATATTTTCTGaaaattttcctgaaagttggatttatgtaaaaaacgagacaccagagcaattctgctgaaaacagtgttagtccgtgttagttaaattcaaaacacacaagatagagggcaaacaacagtaaaagtgttcggaaaagtagataagttttggacgtatcagggaggCATGGTCACCACCCATCATGGGTCGGTCGTGATCGGGTGCTTCTGCTCTCATCCAAATCTACGACCTCGCCTATTATGGCCACCTTTGTCTGGCCTTGGAGACTGTATTTAGACTTCGACGTCATGCCCCTCCTTGGAGCCATCGTATtaggtacttgtgttcatgtcctTGGGTGTCAGACGAAAACCTTTGGTCTATCAACGATACTTTGGTGCCAATCCCTTATTGTACGGACCGTCTCAGGCACTTAGAGTCTACCGGTTGACTAGTGTGGTTGGTGGGCGTTTTTGGTGGTGATCTCTTCTTGTGAACTTGGTTCCGGTTGCGCAGTTTCTTACTTGTCTCTCCGATCTTGGTATTTTGGCTGTCTCCTATCCATTTTTCTAGCCAAAGCGAGGGCGCATGGGTCCCTCTTCCGGAGTGGAGGCGAATGGTGATGGGGTGACAGAATGCTATTCATGCAGTAGACGTGGAAATGACTTCTCTAGTGGCTCATATTCTCCGACATCAAGATCTTGCTTCCGATCCCCTTGGGAACATGGGACTGTTGCGACGGACAAGGCTAGAGCTTCTTTCAAGCGGCGTTTCTAATTTAtcttttgtttgcttgtttttttcttttttgtaagATGATTACCTCAGCACCTTGTAAAATCTAGCCATAagaggctttattaatttaaaggcaTGCATTTTCGCCTTTAATTCAAAATTGCATTTCTAAGCAATATATAGGAGTACTAGGGCTGAAAGATGATAGGCAAAAAATGATGGAAAAATATGGTAGAAGTGGTCTTTTGTCGTGTGTTTTCAAAATACACTTGGAAAAGCTACCTTTGCCAACTGTTTTATTTCGTAAACACACGACAAAGCTCCGGACGGGAAACTCCCCATGCACGGGAAACAAAGGGTAGGCACCTGGATGTGCGTAAAAGTGTTGATATGGGCCTAAATTTTTGCCGAGTGTTCATTAGGTGACACTTGACAAAGAGATGCTGCCATATTGGCTCTGTGAAATGCGGATACCACGGCCACATGTCCCTGGTGGCGATTTACacagaaataacccaaaagtgaaagaaaccCTCCAACCAAACTATTTCACCTATCTaatccttttgtgtggcgcccctcccatgggcgccacacatgccagtgtggcacccgtcctgccggcgccactctcccagccgacgtggcgcactcgacgctgagctggtgcgccaatccgacgtggcagcatgtgtggcgcccctcccatcggcgccacacatgcatttATAATTGCCCAAACATACTGTAGGACAAATcgcctgggacttagccgttttgcgaggctgtTTGtgcggcgccgatgccacgggcgccacacatcacagtgtggcgccgatgccaccggCGCCACAcgtccacttaagtgtggcgcccgagccgcccccagcccgacccaAGGCTTCCTCTCTCTCTTTGTTTGGGATCAGAGCTTAAGAGATGAGCAGCATGTCGGACCGTTGCGGCATTTCATTAAGGTACGATCACCAACTTTTGAATGTTCGCTTTTATGTTCGGGTGGCTTTGGAACCAAGACttccatgacgcagaacactgcacgaaagatgcggcggttagccaacttgctaggttgccgtGACGCCGAAATTCGTACATCCTCTTTTGAAGAGgtggaggtatggactattttgttgctgtcaaacatgtgcttactaatttcaacttttgtaatctcatgtgttcatgtttgtgaagattcctgaagACGACGAAATTCTGAGTCAAAGCATACCTCGAGGCAAGAAGCAAGCCACACGGTCtgcttaccagttgaagccaaggggcaatgCTCCAAACCGATACACTCCGGaggattatgtcaaccgaggaaagaaggttgtgattgaggaggatgaggcgccgccgcggagatcatctttgaggaggatgaggaacgatgagccgttatcttcagaggagtcagaggagcaggaggagcacgagcaagagcagcagcaacaagagccacggcagcggacgaaaaGGATGGCTGTCTGGAAGCAGCCCGTGAGGAGGGGACGTCGAGGATAGATGGATTtgtgttgtgaactctatcttcattgCTACGTGTTCTAAACTCTATGTCATTGCTACTTGTTGTGAACTATATGTCATTTTAAATCATGTCTATTGTTGCTACATGTTGTTTGAATCTATGTGCTTCGATGTGAGCTATGATGTGTGCTATGTGCATGATGTGTGTAAGAAATTCCTATTGAAATTGCTATTGTTGTGTTCAAAACTGTTGGAATATGGcaggatttttcatggtttaacacaagtcaatgtgtggcgcccttcccactgacgccacactgcactgtgtggcgcccgtggcatcagcGCCACACATGTCAACTTATATTAACTTTTGGGTCGAAAATATCCAAGGGCTCCGGACGatcagtccttagccgttttggcgagcctctttctgtggcgcccgtggcatcggcgccacacaaacagggtcgcgaaacggctaagtcccagacgatttgtcttacagtatgttttgggcaactACAAATGCATGTGTGGCGctgatgggaggggcgccacacatgctgccacgtcggattggcgcaccagctcagcgttgagggcgccacgtcggcgcCGGCAGGACGGCcgccacactggcatgtgtggcacccatgggaggggcgccacacaaaagggttagatgggtgaaatagttttacCGGAGGGTtagtttgtgcttttctttcacttttgagtTATTTCCGTGTAAATCGCCGTCTCTGGTGGTTGCCATGAGTGGCATTTTGGCATGTGTTTTCGTAGGGATTTGCAGTGAAATAGTTATTCGTCGTGTGTTTTCCGAGAACATTGCCGTGTCCCATTGTTCGCCGTGTGTTTTTCTCAATCTTTGATGTGACCGGGGACATTGCCGTGTGGTTTTGGGGCCTAACTCGGAGAAGCATGTGCTTGTCGATTTCAGATTTCGCACATCGGCAGTTTCTTCGGTAGTGCTCCCTCCCTCTCTTTATCACTCGCCTCACATATGAAAATGTGGATTTCCCCTTGACAGGAAAACAATTTTTGTTTATTTCCCCTCTGTTTTTCTTTAAAAAGAGAATGTTTATTTAATCAACTAACGAAGTCCGTCAAAGGAACGCTATAATTGACAGCTGCATGTTATGCACACACGTCACCGACTCATTAGTGATGACACCCCTGTCCTGTTTATTCTCGGCAAATCTTTATTTATTCTCGCTAGATCTTTAGAACTGTTGACGCCGACAACGTTCTTAAGCTCGCAACAAGAATGCCATTGTTGTTCCCTGTTCGACAGATGAAGCAACTACCAAAGACGGTCGAAAATCCATTTTGTCGTCAGTGCTGCATTGTACCCCGACGTATCAAATCCCCTTCAATGGTAAACATTACAAGTGGTTGTATAATCATGACATCGGTCTCTACCGTCAGCGGTGCGGAAAACACGTCCATCATTGGTAAGACATTTTCTCATAGTGAGACATCACAGGTAAAaagaatccatgaaaagaaacgtTTATTGTGTAGAGAGGCTGATATCGGGGACCCATCAACCAATATCACAAACGGCTCGATCGGGGAACGTCAACCATGTCGAAATAGAGGGCGCGACAAAAAAAGCGCAAGAGATGCTGCCATCTAGGCCCCACAGTGCGCGGGGTACCGATTTTCGTTGACTTGGCCGGCGTACCCAAACCACCACATACCAGTTGACCATGCGCGACCTTTTTCCCGAACATGGTCTCAAAAACgagattttttttttgcgatCTACCACCGGAAGAGAAAAAATTGCAAGGGATGGATCATCATCAACCATGGTAGACACCCAGCTTCGTCGCCCGTGGCAACTTTTTTTGTAGGTTGTTTGCTCAAACAACTATACTATATCACTTCCCTTGTACTCTCTTGAATACACATGGCTAAGGTTAGTATCAATAACCTCTCTTCCTTAGGAATGACTTGAATTATAGCCTAGGGTTAGATGATGATGTGATTATCTAAACAGATGCATAGTTACCTCCCCTTCTGAAGTTTAGTGAAGATAGCTTTGGATAGAGAAGGGTAGAATAAGAAAATACTCGATGATAAGCTTCTGTGGATGTCATTGTCAGGGGTTCAAGACTTTAGTTCAACAAAAATACCATGAGAATCATGGTAAGAACAATTATTTAGTtacagacatggaaaagataagtcaatagTGGCTTCTTAACTTTCTTGTTCTCTTATTTGTAGTTGAATGGGTGTCCATATGTTGTGGCAAGGAATACCATATTATGCCCCATTAAAAGATCTGGTATTTAATCCTAACACAAGGTGTTGGTGTAATAGTTTTAGTTTCATTTAATCTAACCATAGATTAATCACGTCTATCTAAAATATgattttagcaaaggtcacattgaAATGTATATGGCTTGACTtaatgatctacttcagttcgaTCACTATGATAAGTTTTTTCTTGAGATCACGAAAATTCTCCAAACTTTTTTATGcgtgaatgcaatgcacatatcTATTACAAATTGATAAAAACATGtatatttttggattttctttgtCATTCGTGTCATGTTGTGAGTTTCACAAGAGTTGCGATAGAGATTTTTTTGTCACCTTAAACTCAATTTATTCATTCACCTATTTGTACACcaaggttcatgccttcattccaAATAGAGGTTTTCATCTAACAAAAGTGGAATAAAAAAATTTAGGGGACTAGTGAGCTAAACTTGTTTCATTGATTGTGAGTAAAAATATTGAAAActatcggaaattcaattcggctcctagGTGCGTACACTCCCTataccaaaaaattatatttcgagttgtcgaaaatttttgataaaaaattctacatgtacaactccataatatatgtgcattcgtcaagtttcacgaaaaatcaatattttttgtggcctatgtaaaaaagagaaaatttatcttgtaaaaagcattatttttagcactgagttttgtcttttttgcacacgtcacatgacaaatctatttttttcaaacaactttgtgagcgtgtagcacgtgaagatgtacgtgcgaatttttcgtttcaatttttttaaaattcaaattatgtgtaagatgaatttcaaaatagagggagcatacgcgtccatgttccaaaacaccactcccaaaAACTATCTCTTAGAAATTCAATAGTTAGATAGTAGCAATCATCCATAACCGATGCCGCAATACCGAGAAAATTGTAGTTCATCCGTTggtaactttgtactaaatctgagtaaCTTTAGCGGCGATCAAAATCTGAGTGGTCTCCCTCTCTCCGTCCCCTTCTCTCTCGTCCATTCCAATATTTCACTGAGAGAAATGATTCACTAGATCGATGATTAGCATTTTATTGCATGCTTAAGAAAATTGCGGATTTCTCCTTGACACGAGAAGAATTACCCCTCTGTTTTGTGACATTTTtctgaaaaaaaaaaagaaaaatgttGATCTAATCAACTAACTTAATCCCTCTGGGTAGATCCTCACACACCTTGATGTGCCGGGCCAGCTCCTCCTTGTCCACTGTCTTGCCCTTACACTTGACCTTGAAATTCATGAGGTGAGAACACGGCTCCATGGAGACGGCGCGTACGCAGGGCGTCTCTGGCACCGTCTGGTTGTTGGCGACCATGAGCATGGTGGAGCGCAGGCCGGCGAGGCTGCTGCTCATGTAGCCGAAGGTGGACATCCCGGTGGTGAGCAGCACGCCGGAGAAGCTGAGGAGGTAGATCTCCGCGAGCGCCTTCTGGTTGTGCGACCTCTGCGCCCTCTCCTGCCGCTCCTCGTGGCTCGGCTGGAACACCCCGACCCCGCCGCCGCCCTTTGCCCCGTGCTTGTAGTAGGTCCACCTGATCCGCTCGTAGTAGTCGGCGTGCAGCGACACGACCAAGATGGCCTTGTTAGAGCTCGCCGCGCCTTCGGAATCGACGGCGCTAGTTGTGTTGCCCGGCTCAGGCTCATGCTCGTCGTCGATCTCGGGCAGTATGCCCTCCTGCCGCGAGCACGCCAGGATCTGCATGTACATGTCGTCGGCCGGGATGGTTGCGAAGGGGAACATCCTGACCTGCACGCCGATCATCTCCTCCGCGTGGGCCAGGTACGAGCGGTGGTACCTGGTCACCATCCCCCACACGGAGTTGGACGGGTGGAAGAGGTAGCGGGCGAGGAAGTGTGAGACGCTCTCCTTGGCCGGGAACATCCTCCGCAGCTCGTCCTCGAACTCGGCGATGCCGTAGAGCAGCGGCACGAAGTAGAGGTCGTTCTGCAGCAGCAGCCATGTGACCTTGGCGAGCACGATCTGGTCGTCGTTGCAGTAGAAGAGCTGGTCCGTGACCCGGAGGCCGTGCGCCAGGTGCGCGTACACGTACGGCGGCACCGGCTGCGACGCCGCCCGGTCCAGGTGGTTGGATATCCTGCCGTGGCGAAGGAGGTTCCCGTACGAGTCGTCGGACTGCACCCCGAGCTGTGACATGTTGGCGACGGGAAAGTCCGGCGGGAGGCTCCAGGTCGTGTCCGGGAACGGCTCGCAGAAGAGGTCAGTGAAGTCGTCGGTGTTGCGGACGAGGAGGACGCGGTCGGTGAGGAGCGCGTAGAGGAAGGTGCTGAGCAGCGACAGCATGCGGTTGCCGAGGCCGTTGTAGGGGAGCCACACCAGGTACCTGCACTCCGCCGCCTCCGTGTTGCTGCTGCCGGACCGGAGGTTGTCGACGGACTTGGCGTACTGCGGCGTTCCCGGGCCGCACTTCTTGTGGCGCGCCTCGTAGTCGCGTAGCTTCTGCAGGAGGTGGGGCGATGCTGCGAAAGGGGAGTGCTTGTAGTAGCGCGGGGATTCGTACCGGCTCCGGCACGCGCGGCGGTCGTATCCCGGCGCCAGCAGACCGCCGAAGAGCTCGTCGGCGCCGGTGCCGCTTGGACGTGGACTAGAGACGTTGGCTGTTCCTGGGAGAGATTGTTAAACATGAGAACTTGAGAATTTTACTGAAACGAGATAAGATCAGACCGCGATCGAGATGATAATTCTTTTTTCACGTATCTAAATGCTATATTGTCAAGGATGGAGTCAGAAATTGGTGATTGGGGTTGGGGGGATCCTCTAACTTTGAGGAGTATGATTAAGGCTAAAATGATTTAAATTATTCTACATAATCCAAATTATATGTTATGAAGTTAGAGTAACTACATACGTACAAAATTATGATGTAATAAAATTTAGTCCAAACGTTTTATGCCCAAAACAACTATAGCGCGGCTATAGCCGGCTATCTAAAAACTTTGACACGTTTAGCCGGGCTATAGCGGGACTATAGCTCGGCTATAGCCGACTATTTTAAACAGAGGTGTCTACTAATTTGAAGTAAAAGCACAATTTAGTACTAATGCTCACAAATTATCCAATGAATAATAATTAAGAGACAATCAAAATTTCAGACGACAGACAAGTAAACAACCTTTCTTCCTTGCCGCGGCACCGTTCAACCTAACCATGCGTGCCCGTGTAGCTATCGATCACCGCCATGATCGTCAGTTTGATAGATGGATCCATCGGGATGGGCGGCGAAGGCAGCAGCCAGCGGCAGAAAGCTAGAAACGGAATAGCCTGGTTGTTGG
It includes:
- the LOC127313416 gene encoding probable fucosyltransferase 8 isoform X2 codes for the protein MYIAVRASDMIDHNKKTDDHPVAEVAWPVRAAAAARRREKKEKMGRAGVVLMVCVMALLFLVLFFGGRTGTPAAWHNAAKLTAMCGANVSSPRPSGTGADELFGGLLAPGYDRRACRSRYESPRYYKHSPFAASPHLLQKLRDYEARHKKCGPGTPQYAKSVDNLRSGSSNTEAAECRYLVWLPYNGLGNRMLSLLSTFLYALLTDRVLLVRNTDDFTDLFCEPFPDTTWSLPPDFPVANMSQLGVQSDDSYGNLLRHGRISNHLDRAASQPVPPYVYAHLAHGLRVTDQLFYCNDDQIVLAKVTWLLLQNDLYFVPLLYGIAEFEDELRRMFPAKESVSHFLARYLFHPSNSVWGMVTRYHRSYLAHAEEMIGVQVRMFPFATIPADDMYMQILACSRQEGILPEIDDEHEPEPGNTTSAVDSEGAASSNKAILVVSLHADYYERIRWTYYKHGAKGGGGVGVFQPSHEERQERAQRSHNQKALAEIYLLSFSGVLLTTGMSTFGYMSSSLAGLRSTMLMVANNQTVPETPCVRAVSMEPCSHLMNFKVKCKGKTVDKEELARHIKVCEDLPRGIKLVD
- the LOC127313416 gene encoding probable fucosyltransferase 8 isoform X1, yielding MYIAVRASDMIDHNKKTDDHPVAEVAWPVRAAAAARRREKKEKMGRAGVVLMVCVMALLFLVLFFGGRTGTPAAWHNAAKLTAMCGGTANVSSPRPSGTGADELFGGLLAPGYDRRACRSRYESPRYYKHSPFAASPHLLQKLRDYEARHKKCGPGTPQYAKSVDNLRSGSSNTEAAECRYLVWLPYNGLGNRMLSLLSTFLYALLTDRVLLVRNTDDFTDLFCEPFPDTTWSLPPDFPVANMSQLGVQSDDSYGNLLRHGRISNHLDRAASQPVPPYVYAHLAHGLRVTDQLFYCNDDQIVLAKVTWLLLQNDLYFVPLLYGIAEFEDELRRMFPAKESVSHFLARYLFHPSNSVWGMVTRYHRSYLAHAEEMIGVQVRMFPFATIPADDMYMQILACSRQEGILPEIDDEHEPEPGNTTSAVDSEGAASSNKAILVVSLHADYYERIRWTYYKHGAKGGGGVGVFQPSHEERQERAQRSHNQKALAEIYLLSFSGVLLTTGMSTFGYMSSSLAGLRSTMLMVANNQTVPETPCVRAVSMEPCSHLMNFKVKCKGKTVDKEELARHIKVCEDLPRGIKLVD